The sequence TTGGCAAGCGCATGCTGCGTCATGGTCTTGCCTGTCCCGAATCCGCCCGGGATAACTGCGCAGCCGCCCTTGGAAATCGGAAAAAATGTGTCGATGATCCGCTCGCCGGTAATCAACGGCACTGTGGAAAGGTGCTTCTCCCTGACGGGCCTGGGAAGTTTTACCGGCCATCTGTGATAAAAAGGAAGTTTTTTCTCTTCCCCATCTGCAGTCTTGATCACGATCATTTCCTGATCAACTGAATATTCTCCATCTGGAGCCACTTTTACGATAATCCCGGATATATCCGGCGGTACCAGAGGGAAATGTTTGATCAGCCTGGTTTCCTGGATTTCACCTACCACTGATCCGGCTTCGATCCTGTCTCCGGCTTTGACTTGAGGTTTGAACATCCACTTTTTCTTCCGGTTGAGCGTATCGGCAACTATCCCTCGAGTGATGTAATCTCCGCTGAGTTTTTTTAGGTCTTCCAGCGGGCGGCCCACTCCATCGAAGATGTTCCCCATCATGCCCGGGCCAAGCTCCAGCGAAAGAGGACAGCCAGTTCCGTAAACATTACCGCCGGGTATCAATCCAACAGTGTCTTCATAGACCTGGATTGTAGCCTTCTGATTGTCGATTTCGATGGCTTCTCCCAGAAGTTTCTCCTCTCCCACCATCACGAGTTCCATCAGTTTCAGATCCTTGACTTCCTGCAGTTTCACCACAGGCCCGTTTACCCGATAAATTTTTCCGACAATTCTATTCATATTTCTTTCTCAGGTAATTCTCCATGATTGACTTGATCGTTTCCTTCCTGGAAATGATGATCGCTTCCAGGCTGGAATCAACAACCTTCCTGCGTTCGGAATCGTAAAGCCTGACTCCGAATCCGAAAGGCTCCTCCTCGATGCTTACCTCAATGTCTTTCTGACGCTCAAGGATCCATCCCCTGAGGCGTTCCTTGAGATCCTTGTCCTGTTGATCGAGGGTCACAATGATTTTCTTCTCTCCCAAGATGGCCAGTGAACGATCCAATATTCTGCAGAGCAGCTTGAAATAGATCTCACGATTCTTATGGATCATGGCACATCGTTCGAGAAACTTCGCCCTCACTTCCTTGGTGACTGCCAGTCTGTAAAAAAGTTGGGCCTTCCTTACTTCATATTCAGCGGCCGAGACAAGCTTGCGCGAATCCCGTTTGAATGACAGGTAAGCTTCAAGACGGCGCTGCCTGTGCTGCTTCAGCATCAGTTCAAGGGTTTGCTGTACGAGCAGTTCGGCTTCAGTTTCTGCGCTTACAACCACGTCTTCCGCGCGGTCTTCGGCTTTTTCCATGATTTCCTTGGTAAGATAAGCTATTTTTTCCGATGTCTTCATTACAAATTGACTCCCAGAAAACGCATGATCTGTTTTGCAACTCCACTATCCTCAGCAGGATTCTCCGGATCAGGAAAAGTGAAGATGATTTTTTCGCCACGCAGGTTGATACTGGCTACTTCGTCGGAAAATTCGCCGGCGAATTTCCTCGGCAGAATAATCACCCCTGTGTTAGGATTCTTCAATTCAGTGAGCAGCAGTTCCCTGGCTTTTTCGCTGTTTTCGACAACCACGCCGGGAAACCCGACTGAGCCGAAAAACATCACCAGGGAAAGATCACCGATCACTTTAGCCTGCATCAGATTCTGCCCAGAATCATGATAGCCGTGATCAGGCCGTAAATTGCGATACCTTCAGCGAGTCCCACGATGATCAGAAGCTTACCGATCAGTTCCGGTTTTTCCGCCAAAGCACCGACTGCAGCAGATCCGGTCAGACCGACTGCGATACCCGCACCGAGCGAACCCAGACCCACCACGACCGCCGCACCCCAGAAAGCCGCACTCTGGGCACCATCGGTTGTAATCTTGGTGGAGGTTTCAGCAGCAGCCAGCATATACGGGGATGCCAGCAACGTCAGCACCGCGAGCAGAAGCATGACAGAGATTCCTTTACTCATTCGACCCCCTTGTGAATTGTGAGCGGGGAGAATTTTTCCCCACCGCCATGATAGAATTTTGAGAAAAACTCATAATATTCAAGCCTCAAGGCCTGGATACCTACGATCACTCCTTCCATCACCAGCACCAGCAGATTGCCGATCACGATGGT comes from Candidatus Wallbacteria bacterium and encodes:
- a CDS encoding V-type ATP synthase subunit E family protein; the encoded protein is MKTSEKIAYLTKEIMEKAEDRAEDVVVSAETEAELLVQQTLELMLKQHRQRRLEAYLSFKRDSRKLVSAAEYEVRKAQLFYRLAVTKEVRAKFLERCAMIHKNREIYFKLLCRILDRSLAILGEKKIIVTLDQQDKDLKERLRGWILERQKDIEVSIEEEPFGFGVRLYDSERRKVVDSSLEAIIISRKETIKSIMENYLRKKYE
- a CDS encoding V-type ATP synthase subunit F, with product MQAKVIGDLSLVMFFGSVGFPGVVVENSEKARELLLTELKNPNTGVIILPRKFAGEFSDEVASINLRGEKIIFTFPDPENPAEDSGVAKQIMRFLGVNL
- a CDS encoding ATP synthase subunit C, whose amino-acid sequence is MSKGISVMLLLAVLTLLASPYMLAAAETSTKITTDGAQSAAFWGAAVVVGLGSLGAGIAVGLTGSAAVGALAEKPELIGKLLIIVGLAEGIAIYGLITAIMILGRI